A DNA window from Naumovozyma dairenensis CBS 421 chromosome 8, complete genome contains the following coding sequences:
- the FAB1 gene encoding 1-phosphatidylinositol-3-phosphate 5-kinase (similar to Saccharomyces cerevisiae FAB1 (YFR019W); ancestral locus Anc_1.360): MDNNNNNTISNNETANSSELSSTLTQQINGNVTMKDISSINTNNNNNNNYDLPLNNIIQKPTTTTTTKPILIKENAPTIVTTTPITTIPSVTTTATNVTIPNNTSTNLQNISNDGDNNVNNDKDPSSSIILPQQHNILKSVESQQHLLNNSKKSLTFSVNNNDANIKRSSIYKSNVNPIPIRHKSNTRLDNSDLLSTKSRSSSMTTSLSKSFLFGFYHNNKRKKKLINQENKKNGIISKQYWMKDESVNDCYDCGKPFSTFRRKHHCRICGQIFCHYCTLLIDGKRFGFNDLNTLRVCDHCFQNIDNFIDSSDDEEDDDDEVEEDGEQEEEYEQSQENLSENNHRSFNPAKYYSNGNKSEDAVSLLQNSQHGDHNNNNNKAEVLLFNDNDVQSIITSGEDSKLFITTPPPPPKMAIPATRHGESLEISPHLPMIDSNHNQRAGYLSPPHIYHRKSSNHSLRRTSFSQYNKNRNNNIFNDFKNNSSSNNLKERLLNRKNKTISFTDTLNHKLANRNFKFNFHYHPQNNNNNNNNNDNVNNSNKNTAAQANNNTNDNKYHHPRRHSVISNRGNNNPLSSNFPSGIFTSPTNNNNSNRHISEQYGQIDNDSSEDEDSMSIYSSLNDIPHSDNPIRSIRNSNKSLQRAQASLQRIQNRRKSRSRTHVSKSSDSLTRIRNLLSHSTSSLYSPEKGTQPTSRSQLAQLALEANHSDGSTVSTSFPTPSGSETIMTNLTSNQRGKIKKDFNINNESGSNSNSNVNISSSAWRRISGISGMKNYKENKTELNEVSTLHLEALLEQVLSDQNIDDPQPWLRLLRNFMKKIQYIKLDARDTPNSLDYRQTYVKIKRISGGKIEASDFINGIVFSKSLPCKSMPRYLNNPRILLIMFPIEYQKNKTHFLSLQSVMAQENEYLAKLVTRLTALNPDIIFVGAEVSRYALKLLDEAGIIVQFNMKPQIIERIAKLTEADIATSLDKLSSNFKLGKCGSFEVKTYIYQENISKTYTFLTGCDPSLGGTILLRGDTQEILRKIKQVSEFMVYSVFSLKLESSFFNDNFIQLSSQFYQENRIHKQNDPVEGYFADFLVKFNKRILTVSPTVQFPIPFLLLRARELEEQLHKKMNESLDLDTVGDITRTDSLLGIESTLTMKDLKYVTKFIKESEIEDLKSQFEKRSRQWELSYSLSHNLLGTGSHQCITVLYSMVSTRTATPCIGPQIVTIDYFWDSDISLGQFIENVVSTAWYPCLQGCKGLLMDHYRSYVHGSGKVDVLIEKFQTKLPKLKDIILSWSYCKKCGTSTPILQLSQKTSNHSLGKYLEVMFWSNKDSVEGIGACMHDFTKDHVKYFGYNDLVVRMEYSDLEVHELITPPRKLKWMPHKDIKLKIELYYQILDKINGFYDSVLNRLDRVKLDSVSDEKIIAGQAEISDLHTKVNIEKKSLLEMLEQVYEETKGDQHLSLNMIIRTLYMKAVSWDSAFNAFGKEYLPSENDVTRITTKQLKKLFSDNSSQKNEKLIKDQSEELNSEKQSSEHSQDNVSLHESRSSLIKMRNSAQQEFSGDNEDQVQIKDAEKTESNKDNERVHVASTSNGADSFEINVLNPIGDRPTVNRFKSSSVFEPHSKVKNVPDPKRVSIGSNLSSLSTVGKDHNMDTKVGQLASFFDQMHLDAISKEFELQREKERLQLNKYKYQALRLQTSSPIVEIYQDVNDAVDEPLHDSSETTSRLIKGTEHPASLKKTNKSSSEPILTHHDYNPNLEEKLEHSINQWGVDAKGKEITTANDNLPSIEPPKATTDDKLKREQLQQVNAAKVAESTESTSVTQPEKSLLMKALTNFWADRSPYLWKPLVYPSCPTEHVFADSDVIVREDEPTSLIAFCLNTSDYKQKMLNINANTFSTVNSDIPASIITKDTSLTAHDLSTAGSELENASTTSMRENYGGRPSNDPVSVNHQSTSIGPTSELEKSMTKKTAVHLRYQFEEGATVMSCKLFFTEHFEAFRKVCGCQENFIQSLSRCVKWDSSGGKSGSGFLKTLDDRFIIKELSHSELDAFIKFAPYYFEYMAQAMFHDLPTTLAKVLGFYQIQVRNPVGGPKSYKMDVIIMENLFYNRKTTRIFDLKGSMRNRHVEQTGKENEVLLDENMVEYIYESPIHVREYDKKLLRASLWNDTLFLAKMNVMDYSLVIGIDNEGYTLTVGIIDFIRTFTWDKKLESWVKEKGLVGGGGSSTKKPTVVTPRQYKNRFREAMENYILMVPDPWYQDNV; the protein is encoded by the coding sequence aatGTTACTATACCTAACAATACTAGTACGAATCTACAAAACATTAGCAATGATGgagataataatgttaataatgaCAAAGATCCATCGTCGTCAATAATACTCCCGCAACAACATAACATATTGAAATCTGTTGAATCACAACAACACTTGCTGAATAATAGTAAGAAATCCTTAACTTTCTCAGTGAACAATAATGACGCAAACATTAAAAGATCCagtatatataaatcaaATGTAAATCCAATACCAATAAGACATAAGAGTAATACAAGATTAGATAATTCAGATTTACTCTCTACTAAAAGtagatcatcatcaatgaCAACTTCACTTTCAAAAAGTTTCTTATTTGGATtttatcataataataaaagaaagaaaaaattaataaatcaagaaaataaaaaaaatgggataatttcaaaacaatattGGATGAAAGATGAATCTGTTAATGATTGTTATGATTGTGGGAAACCATTTTCTACTtttagaagaaaacatCATTGTAGAATTTGTGGTCAAATTTTTTGTCATTATTGTACTTTACTCATTGATGGGAAAAGATTTGGTTTCAACGATTTAAATACTTTAAGAGTTTGTGATCATtgttttcaaaacattgataattttattgattcaagtgatgatgaagaagatgatgatgatgaagtgGAAGAAGATGGGGAACAGGAGGAGGAATATGAACAATCACAAGAGAACCTCAGTGAAAATAATCATCGATCATTCAATCCTGCGAAATATTATagtaatggtaataaaAGTGAGGATGCAGTATCACTTCTCCAGAACTCACAACATGGTGaccataataataataataataaagcaGAGGTATTGTTattcaatgataatgatgttCAAAGTATAATTACTTCAGGAGaagattcaaaattatttataacAACCCCACCACCTCCTCCCAAGATGGCTATTCCTGCAACTAGACATGGTGAATCTTTAGAAATCTCCCCTCATTTACCAATGATAGATTCAAATCATAACCAAAGAGCTGGTTATTTGTCTCCACCCCATATCTATCACAGGAAATCAAGTAACCATTCCTTAAGAAGAACTTCGTTTTCgcaatataataaaaatagaaataataatatattcaatgattttaaaaataatagtagtagtaataatcttaaagaaagattattaaACAGGAAAAACAAAACCATAAGTTTCACAGACACATTAAATCATAAACTAGCCAAtagaaatttcaaatttaacttccattatcatccacaaaacaataataataataataataataatgataatgtcaataatagtaacaaaAATACCGCTGCGCaagcaaataataatacaaacGATAATAAATATCACCATCCTCGCCGTCACTCAGTTATTTCCAATAGAGGTAATAACAATCCACTATCATCTAATTTTCCATCTGGTATTTTTACATCTccaactaataataataacagtaaCAGACACATCTCAGAACAATATGGACAAATAGATAACGATTCTtcagaagatgaagattcTATGTCTATCtattcatctttaaatgaTATCCCACATTCTGATAATCCAATAAGATcaataagaaattcaaataaatcattacaaCGTGCTCAAGCATCATTGcaaagaattcaaaatagAAGGAAAAGTAGATCACGGACACATGTTAGTAAAAGTTCCGATTCATTAACTAGAATAAGAAATTTGCTATCTCATAGCACATCTAGCTTATATTCGCCTGAAAAGGGTACACAACCAACGTCACGCTCTCAACTAGCACAACTAGCGTTGGAAGCAAATCATAGTGATGGATCAACTGTATCTACTTCATTCCCAACACCATCGGGATCAGAAACCATTATGACTAACTTAACAAGTAATCAAAGGggaaagataaaaaaagattttaacattaataatgaaagtggtagtaatagtaatagtaatgtTAATATTAGCTCATCTGCATGGAGGAGAATATCTGGCATATCaggaatgaaaaattacaaagaaaataaaacagAATTGAATGAAGTGTCGACATTACATTTGGAAGCTTTATTAGAGCAAGTATTAAGTGATCAGAATATTGATGATCCTCAACCTTGGTTACgattattaagaaatttcatgaagaaaattcaatatattaaattagaTGCAAGAGATACTCCGAACTCATTAGATTATAGACAAACATATGTTAAGATTAAAAGGATTAGTGGTGGTAAAATTGAGGCATCTGATTTTATCAATGGGATTGtgttttcaaaatctttaCCTTGTAAGAGTATGCCAAGATATTTGAATAACCCAAGAATCCTACTAATTATGTTTCCCATAGAATatcaaaaaaacaaaaccCATTTCCTTTCATTACAATCTGTCATGGCTCAAGAAAACGAATATTTAGCCAAGTTAGTAACAAGATTAACGGCATTAAACCCtgatattatatttgttgGTGCAGAAGTTAGTAGATACGCATTGAAATTGCTAGATGAAGCTGGTATTATTGTCCAATTTAATATGAAACCTCAAATAATTGAACGTATTGCTAAATTAACAGAGGCTGATATTGCAACTtcattagataaattatcatcaaattttaAACTAGGTAAATGTGGTTCCTTTGAAGTGAAAACATATATTTATCAGGAAAATATAAGTAAAACATATACTTTTCTGACTGGTTGTGATCCGTCCTTAGGTGGAACTATTTTACTAAGGGGCGATACTCAAGAAATTTTGAGAAAAATTAAGCAAGTTTCTGAATTTATGGTATATTCtgtattttctttgaaattagaaagTTCCTTTTTCAACGATAATTTTATCCAGTTATCTTCTCaattttatcaagaaaatagAATACATAAACAAAATGATCCCGTAGAGGGATATTTTGCTGACTTCTTggttaaatttaataaaagaatattaacCGTATCGCCAACGGTACAATTCCCTATTCCTTTCCTTCTGCTACGAGCAAGAGAATTAGAGGAACAGTTACATAAGAAGATGAACGAAAGTTTGGATCTGGATACAGTTGGAGATATTACTCGTActgattcattattagGTATTGAGTCAACACTAACTAtgaaagatttgaaatacGTCactaaatttattaaagaaagcGAAATTGAAGACCTAAAGTCACAATTCGAGAAAAGAAGTAGGCAATGGGAACTCTCTTATTCTCTGTCGCATAATCTTTTGGGTACAGGATCTCATCAATGTATTACAGTTTTATATTCAATGGTTTCCACAAGGACAGCTACTCCATGTATTGGACCTCAGATTGTTacaattgattatttttggGATAGTGATATATCCCTAGGTCAGTTTATTGAGAATGTAGTGTCTACTGCATGGTATCCATGCCTTCAAGGTTGTAAGGGCCTACTAATGGATCATTATAGGAGTTACGTTCATGGGTCAGGGAAAGTGGACGTCctaattgaaaaatttcaaacaaaGCTACCAAAGTTGaaagatattatattgaGTTGGAGTTATTGTAAAAAATGTGGAACTTCGACACCGATTTTGCAACTAAGTCAAAAGACATCAAATCATTCATTGGGGAAGTATCTTGAAGTGATGTTTTGGTCTAATAAGGATAGTGTAGAAGGTATTGGAGCATGTATGCATGATTTTACAAAGGATCATGTTAAATACTTTGgatataatgatttagtAGTTCGAATGGAATATTCTGACCTAGAAGTTCATGAATTGATCACGCCACCGCGGAAGTTGAAATGGATGCCACACAAAGATATTAAACTTAAGATTGAgttatattatcaaatattggATAAAATCAATGGTTTCTATGATAGTGTTTTAAACAGACTAGATCGCGTTAAACTAGACAGTGTTTCagatgaaaaaataatagcaGGCCAAGCAGAAATATCTGATTTACACACAAAGgttaatattgaaaagaaatcattattGGAAATGCTAGAGCAGGTatatgaagaaacaaaGGGTGATCAGCATTTATCATTGAATATGATTATTAGAACGCTTTATATGAAAGCAGTGAGTTGGGATTCGGCTTTCAATGCCTTTGGGAAGGAATATCTTCCTTCAGAAAATGATGTAACAAGGATCACTACGAAACAACttaagaaattattcaGTGATAATTCATCCcagaaaaatgaaaaactaATTAAAGATCAGTCTGAAGAATTAAACAGTGAGAAGCAGAGTTCAGAACATTCGCAGGATAATGTTAGCCTCCATGAAAGTAGGTCTTCTCTCATAAAAATGCGGAACTCAGCACAACAAGAATTTTCTGGGGATAACGAGGATCAAGTTCAAATTAAAGATGCAGAGAAAACAGAAAGTAATAAGGATAATGAACGTGTCCATGTCGCTTCTACATCAAATGGAGCAGACTCATTCGAAATAAATGTACTCAACCCAATTGGAGACAGACCAACCGTTAACAGATTCAAATCAAGTTCTGTTTTTGAACCTCATTCGAAAGTGAAAAATGTGCCAGATCCTAAAAGAGTCAGTATTGGCAGTAATTTAAGTTCTTTATCTACAGTAGGAAAGGACCATAATATGGATACCAAAGTTGGTCAGCTAGCCAGCTTTTTTGATCAAATGCATTTAGACGCTATCTCGAAAGAGTTTGAACTACAAAGAGAGAAGGAAAGATTACAATTGAACAAGTATAAGTATCAGGCTTTGAGATTGCAAACGTCGTCTCCAATCGTAGAGATTTACCAAGATGTTAACGATGCTGTCGATGAACCACTACATGATTCTTCAGAAACTACTTCAAGGCTGATTAAAGGCACAGAACATCCTGCATCGTTAAAAAAGACCAATAAAAGTAGTTCAGAACCGATTCTAACTCATCATGATTACAACCCGAActtggaagaaaaattagagCATTCAATAAACCAGTGGGGTGTTGATGCAAAGGGGAAAGAGATAACTACAGCGAATGATAACCTACCATCTATAGAGCCACCCAAGGCAACCACTGATGATAAGCTTAAACGGGAGCAATTGCAACAGGTAAATGCAGCCAAGGTAGCTGAAAGTACTGAATCTACATCTGTTACTCAACCTGAAAAATCACTTTTGATGAAAGCCTTGACGAATTTTTGGGCCGACAGATCGCCTTACTTATGGAAACCACTTGTGTATCCCAGTTGCCCCACAGAACATGTATTTGCTGATAGTGATGTCATAGTAAGGGAAGATGAGCCAACGTCATTGATTGCCTTTTGTTTAAATACGTCTGATTATAAACAAAAGATGTTGAATATAAATGCAAACACTTTTAGTACTGTCAACTCTGATATCCCGGCATCGATAATAACGAAGGACACATCTTTAACAGCCCATGATTTATCCACTGCTGGTTCAGAGCTTGAAAATGCATCTACGACATCAATGAGAGAAAATTATGGTGGACGACCAAGTAATGATCCTGTATCAGTTAATCATCAATCTACTTCAATTGGTCCAACATCGGAACTCGAAAAAAGCATGACTAAGAAAACAGCGGTCCATTTACGTTACCAATTTGAGGAAGGTGCTACTGTCATGTCATGTAAGCTTTTCTTTACCGAGCATTTCGAAGCTTTCAGGAAGGTATGTGGTTGtcaagaaaattttattcaaagtTTGTCTAGATGTGTCAAATGGGATTCTAGTGGTGGTAAAAGTGGGAGTGGGTTTTTGAAGACTTTAGATGATAGGTTTATAATTAAGGAGTTATCTCATTCTGAGTTGGATGCGTTTATTAAATTTGCCccatattattttgaatacaTGGCACAAGCAATGTTTCATGATCTACCTACAACATTGGCGAAGGTATTAGGTTTCTATCAAATACAAGTTAGAAATCCAGTGGGTGGTCCAAAAAGTTATAAAATGGATGTTATCATCATGGAAAACTTATTCTACAATAGGAAGACCACAAGAATCTTTGATTTAAAAGGTTCTATGAGAAATAGACATGTAGAACAGACAGGGAAAGAAAATGAGGTATTGTTAGATGAGAATATGgttgaatatatttatgaaTCACCGATCCATGTTAGAGAATATGATAAGAAATTGTTGAGAGCTTCATTATGGAATGACACTTTATTTTTAGCTAAAATGAATGTTATGGATTATTCTCTAGTTATTGgtattgataatgaaggTTACACACTTACAGTAGGTATCATTGACTTCATTAGGACATTTACATGGGAtaagaaattggaaagtTGGGTGAAGGAAAAAGGTTTAGTAGGAGGTGGGGGAAGTAGTACAAAGAAACCTACTGTTGTTACTCCAAGACAATACAAAAACCGGTTTAGAGAGGCAATGGAAAACTATATTCTTATGGTCCCTGATCCTTGGTACCAAGATAATGtatag
- the ATG18 gene encoding phosphoinositide binding protein ATG18 (similar to Saccharomyces cerevisiae ATG18 (YFR021W); ancestral locus Anc_1.359): MLNRSSEITFVNFNQTGSCISMGTSRGFKIFCSDPFGKFYSEESGSYSIVEMLFATSLLALVGSGDEPALSPRRLQIINTKKHSVICEVTFPTSILAVKMNKSRLTVLLQEQIYIYDITNMRLLHTLEIHSNVNGLMAISPTLENNYLAFPLPPRVINSEIRTNATTNNIMLSMGGKNNLSYDTTKQLEKGDSGRKDDENVYDNGSTNTINTVDEEDESASKDGVLKNGDIIIFNMDSLQPTMVIEAHRGQIASLAFNFSGTLLATASDKGTIIRVFNVETGVKLYQFRRGTYPTKIYSMCFSDDDTFLAVTSSSKTVHIFKLYKSMDITSKSGTSDEAIGADGNDYDSNFGENNEVLAMDDEGEDIDDAGASIADNDLDITNEKEPYVDASRKTVGRMIRSSSQKLSRKAVKTLGNILPIKMTSLLEPSRHFGSLKLPVDDTNDNKSIANIGHLVDVDTSNYPELFNTAENISANGQSTILKMLSIRVISSEGFLYNYILDPERGGDGLLLSQFSLLEQ; encoded by the coding sequence ATGTTGAATCGATCATCAGAAATAACTTTTGTAAACTTTAATCAAACTGGGTCATGCATATCGATGGGGACATCTCGCGGGTTCAAGATCTTTTGTAGTGATccatttggaaaattttattcAGAGGAAAGTGGGAGCTATTCAATAGTTGAAATGTTGTTTGCTACATCGTTATTAGCTCTAGTTGGAAGTGGAGATGAACCAGCATTATCACCAAGACGATTACAGATCATTAATACGAAAAAGCATTCAGTGATATGTGAAGTAACGTTCCCTACATCAATATTGGCTGTCAAGATGAACAAATCACGATTGACAGTCCTATTACAGGAACAAATCTATATTTATGATATTACGAATATGAGATTACTGCATACTTTAGAAATACATTCAAATGTTAACGGATTAATGGCGATATCACCaactttggaaaataaCTACTTAGCATTTCCATTGCCGCCTAGAGTGATAAACTCAGAAATTAGAACAAATGCCAcaactaataatataatgcTTTCAATGGGAggtaaaaataatttaagtTATGATACCACGAAACAACTAGAAAAGGGGGACAGTGGAAGGAAAGACGATGAGAATGTATATGATAATGGTTCGACTAATACAATAAATACAGTAGATGAAGAGGATGAATCTGCTTCAAAAGATGGggttttgaaaaatggggatatcattatatttaatatggACAGTTTACAACCCACAATGGTTATTGAAGCCCATAGAGGACAGATTGCATCTTTAGCTTTCAATTTCAGCGGGACCTTATTGGCTACTGCTTCTGATAAAGGAACGATTATCAGAGTGTTTAATGTGGAGACAGGTGTCAAATTATATCAATTTCGTCGAGGAACATATCCTACCAAGATTTATTCAATGTGTTTCAGCGATGATGATACATTTCTAGCAGTAACATCCTCAAGTAAGACAGTTCATATATTTAAGCTATATAAGAGCATGGATATTACCTCAAAGAGTGGTACTTCTGATGAAGCTATAGGTGCTGATGGGAACGATTATGATAGCAATTTTGGAGAAAACAACGAAGTGCTGGCTATGGATGATGAGGGTGAAGATATAGACGATGCAGGAGCATCAATTGCAGATAATGACTTAGATAtaacaaatgaaaaagagCCGTACGTAGATGCCTCAAGAAAAACAGTCGGTAGAATGATACGTAGCTCTTCGCAAAAACTATCGAGAAAAGCAGTTAAAACTCTGGGGAATATTCTCCCGATAAAAATGACATCGTTGCTAGAACCTTCGCGACATTTTGGATCGCTGAAATTACCTGTTGATGATACTAATGATAACAAAAGCATAGCAAATATCGGCCATCTAGTGGATGTTGATACGTCCAATTATCCGGAATTATTCAATACGGCAGAAAATATTTCGGCTAATGGACAATCGACTATTTTGAAGATGTTGTCTATCAGAGTAATTTCATCGGAAGGGTTcctttataattatattttagaTCCAGAGCGTGGCGGAGATGGACTTCTTCTGTCACAGTTCTCCCTTTTAGAACAATGA
- the ROG3 gene encoding Rog3p (similar to Saccharomyces cerevisiae ROG3 (YFR022W) and ROD1 (YOR018W); ancestral locus Anc_1.358) codes for MDMLFPTVKTGADPLLFDIRLKTTENDVILINGSIEEASSIFLSGVIVLSVKEPIQIKKIALKMNGILKVNTPMTHNPNKFLRYSKRLYQHSWDDLSIRDYLQNLYTNHTRGRGASISTKSSSNLAPLAAQHKSSASLVSLNGSTGHHTLVRGNYELPFNTILPGSIHESVEGLTNASMKYYLEAVIERRCGNDLICTKPIRVVRTLNSDALELTETVVVENVWPDKVEYCISVPSKANPVGALIPIDIVMVPLLKGLKSGPIKVTLVEIVQTCGNPGTLTKNEHVITKLKLKDPKEYLSQYVEDESYHMEDIEFQDKWEIQTAIQIPPSLAKCTQDCTIKKNIKVSHKLKFVICLINPDGHVSELRASLPVQLFISPFLTVGVNSTSQTDIIPISYSHDVETNNLVNAAIYKQDDGQIFTRSGSHLELSALENLHLAEQSVCDLMAPPNYGSHVRDKILSEPASAVDVLSNDQEPAASSNASIITDDYQESLPSMRRPRALSQVPSITIADLSITSNRRLSNTHNDNDNNSLDSRVTSNRPSIGTRNRFRSSTLLSIGSINDRGSILTNPSRESSMLNMTKLTPQKADWEMESLSKVPSYENAMHSDIIDDELPPTYPENEKSRLSSFKASIMRLKRPQIIHQKSSTSLSSIGKEGIVANESMLNDSNNVSNLSLGLPSSNSSTPYPVTSRTALSNTIGPFGMGIKSRSESIPLEDENDEETQSGMSWMKFKKSQSNNTNKDAQSKTFANNIMGLITRKEKK; via the coding sequence ATGGATATGTTATTTCCTACTGTGAAAACTGGAGCAGatcctttattatttgatataaGATTGAAGACGACGGAAAATGATGTTATCCTAATAAATGGGTCGATAGAAGAAGCGTCATCCATCTTTTTGTCTGGTGTTATCGTACTATCTGTTAAAGAGCCGATccaaattaaaaaaattgctCTTAAAATGAATGGTATCTTGAAAGTTAATACTCCAATGACTCACAATCCAAATAAGTTCCTAAGATATAGCAAAAGATTATATCAACATTCCTGGGATGATTTAAGTATACGGGATTATCTACAGAATTTATATACCAATCATACCAGAGGCAGAGGTGCAAGTATTTCAACgaaatcttcttcaaatcttgCCCCTTTAGCAGCTCAACATAAATCATCTGCTTCACTTGTGTCCCTCAATGGATCAACTGGACATCATACTTTGGTGAGAGGAAATTATGAATTACCATTCAATACCATATTACCAGGTTCGATTCATGAAAGTGTGGAAGGTCTGACAAATGCATctatgaaatattatttggaAGCAGTTATTGAACGAAGATGTGGCAACGATTTAATTTGTACAAAGCCAATCAGAGTTGTCAGAACTTTAAATTCAGATGCGCTTGAATTGACAGAAACAGTTGTAGTCGAAAATGTGTGGCCAGATAAAGTGGAATATTGTATTTCAGTGCCATCTAAGGCTAATCCAGTTGGAGCACTTATACCAATCGATATCGTAATGGTTCCTTTATTGAAAGGTTTAAAATCTGGCCCAATTAAAGTAACTCTAGTGGAGATTGTACAAACATGTGGGAATCCAGGAACATTAACTAAAAATGAACATGTCAtaacaaaattgaaattaaaagatcCGAAGGAATATCTTTCTCAGTATGTGGAAGATGAAAGCTATCATATGgaagatattgaatttcaaGATAAATGGGAAATACAAACAGCTATACAGATCCCACCAAGTTTGGCAAAATGTACGCAAGATTGTACtataaaaaagaatattaaagTTTCTCACAAATTGAAGTTTGTCATATGTTTAATAAACCCAGATGGTCATGTCTCAGAATTACGTGCATCTTTACCCGTACAACTTTTCATATCTCCATTCTTAACTGTTGGAGTCAACTCAACCTCACAAACAGATATTATACCGATCTCTTATAGTCATGATGTAGAGACAAATAATCTAGTCAATGCAGCGATATATAAACAGGACGATGGGCAGATTTTTACTAGGTCAGGATCGCATTTGGAATTATCTGCATTGGAAAATTTGCACTTGGCAGAACAGAGTGTCTGTGACTTAATGGCACCCCCCAATTATGGAAGCCATGTTCGTGATAAGATTTTGAGTGAACCAGCCTCTGCCGTTGATGTGCTATCTAATGACCAAGAACCAGCAGCATCTAGCAATGCATCAATCATTACAGATGACTATCAAGAAAGTTTACCCAGTATGCGTCGTCCTAGAGCTTTATCTCAAGTACCATCCATTACTATCGCAGACCTTTCAATCACTTCTAATCGTAGATTGAGTAATACACATaacgataatgataacaataGTTTGGATAGTAGAGTTACTTCTAATAGGCCATCCATAGGTACAAGAAATAGATTTAGGTCCAGTACATTGCTGTCAATAGGGAGTATCAATGATCGTGGTTCCATACTGACGAATCCATCTAGGGAGAGCTCGATGTTAAATATGACAAAGCTAACGCCACAGAAGGCCGATTGGGAAATGGAAAGTTTAAGTAAAGTTCCCTCATATGAAAACGCTATGCATTCggatattattgatgatgaattaccTCCTACCTATcctgaaaatgaaaaatcaagaCTCTCCTCTTTTAAAGCAAGTATAATGAGGTTAAAAAGACCGCAGATTATACATCAAAAATCCTCCACATCTCTATCTTCAATAGGTAAAGAAGGTATTGTGGCAAATGAATCAATGCTAAATGATAGTAATAATGTATCGAATTTGTCTCTTGGACTACCATCTTCAAATAGTTCCACTCCATATCCTGTGACTTCCAGAACAGCATTATCGAATACAATAGGCCCCTTCGGTATGGGTATAAAATCGAGATCTGAATCTATTCCACTTGAAGACGAAAATGATGAGGAAACGCAGTCTGGTATGTCTTGGATGaaatttaagaaatcacaaagtaataatactaataaagATGCTCAATCTAAAACATTCGCTAATAATATCATGGGGTTAATAACgagaaaagagaagaaataG